CAATGCCGTTGTGGACCACCACAACTCGGCCGGTGCAGTCGCGATGCGGGTGTGCGTTCTCTTCCGTCGGACGCCCGTGCGTCGCCCAGCGCGTATGACCGATACCGTAAGAACCCTCGAGCGGCTTATGGCGAATCACATCTTCAAGGTTGCGCAGCTTGCCTTCGGCGCGACGCACCTGGAGCCCATCGCCATTTCCTGCGACAGCGATGCCCGCGGAGTCGTATCCGCGATACTCAAGCTTGCGCAGGCCCTCGATAATCACGGGCACAACGCTCTTCTGACCTACATATCCGACAATGCCGCACATATAAGAACCGCGTCCTTTTATCCAAAGGGGACTACAGCAGGAGCCTACGAGAATGGATGCGAGCTGCTGCTCAGAAGCTTACCTCGAAATCGCGCAATCTGGCAGGTTACGGGGAGCGTTAAGGGGAATCACTCCTCCAATCGATAGGAAAATTCCTCGATTACGGGATTGGTCAACACCTCGCGCGCAATTCGCTCAACTTCCTTTTTCGCTGAGTCTTTTTTGAGATTCGGTTTCAAGGTCAAAACAAAATATTTGCCCTGACGCACGTCATCCACTCCCTTGTAGTTCATTTTTTTCAACGCGCCCTGGATCGTCTTTCCCTGAGGATCCAGAACCGTGGTCTTGAGAGTGACGTAAACGTAAGCTTTCATCGGTGTAGATCGATTATAAGGAAGAACAGAGGAAAGCGGACTGCCGTGTCCACGACCGCAGATGCATGAAAGCTCAGCTCGCATCCCCGAGAGTGAACAGGTAATCGAACAGCCGCCGATCTCCGCGCCGAATCTCGCTCAGATCCACAATCAGATGGCCGCTCGCATAGGCGCGCACAATCCCACGACAGCGCAAATCGAATCCTTCACCGCTGATAAACAGCGCAACCGTGCTGTTCCTCGGATATTCACGCTCCAGCAAGAGCGTACATTCGTGTTCTGACAGCTGTACCAGATGTCCTTCCATCTGGCCGTTTGCTCCAGGAACCTTCACCTTGGCTTTTCCCGGCGCAAACGTAGCCTCACGATGCGTGGGGATCAGACTGTCGTCGAGAATAATCGGCTCGTACTCTTCCTGCATCTCGGCGATCTCAACATCCCAAATCGACTCCTGGCAGTCGAGCAACTGCATTCCAGCATGCCCGCCCAGAGGAGTTCCAGGCTTTCCCATCCAGACAACCTTATATTTCGCGCGTTTGCTTCCCCGCTCGACGATCATCACCTCGCCATTCTCGAATGTCTCCTGCAGGCCGGCGATTCTGGCTCCATGTTCGGAAATGTCGAAGGTGCAAGCGGAAATCTTCCTGCGCGGCGGCGCATCCGACTGTCGCTGCAGACGCACAGGCAGCATCACCCGAACTCGTTTCTCTGGTTGCATGGGAGTTCACGATCGGCTCAGCCGAGGCGAGTGCGCAGGAATAAGGGCCAAATCCGGCGAGAGCTATGCAATATTCATCGCGATCGGGCTATGCGGGAAGTAACAGAATCGTTTCGCTCCCTAACCGGAGTAACCGCATCGTGTGACGAACGAATCGCTAGCGGCCAATGTCTTCGTTCCAAAGATCCGGATGTTGAGAGATAAAGGCGCGCATCAGGGACTTGGATTCCGGATCGTCCAGATTCACAAGCTGCACACCGGCACGCGTGAAGAGATCCTCAGCGCCTTTGAAGTTCGTATTCTCGCCGATGATGATGGTCGGGATTTTGAACAGCAGCGCGGTCCCGGTACACATCACGCAAGGACTCAATGTGCTCACCAGCACCAGCCGATTCCAGTCCCGCCGGCGCCCGGCATTGCGGATGCATACAACTTCGGCATGAGCGGTAGGGTCGCCGGTCTGGACGCGCAGATTGTGTCCACGCGCGACGACATTGCCATCCGCATCGGCGAGCACCGACCCGATCGGCAGCCCGCCCTCGTTCAGACCTTTGCGGGCTTCAGCGATGGCTTCCGATAGAAGCTTGTGCTTGTCCACGTTCGATTCGAAATAACAGCGTAATAAACAGCGTAAATACTCAACCGAGCGGGTACGAACGACGGATAATTCGCGGCAAGTCTTTGGCAAATAACTCTTTATCGAAACTCACCATATTCTCCACTCGCTCCCGAACAGCGAAAAACAGCGTAATAACAGCGTAAACCATTCGTGGACCAATAATTGCTGTGCGCTCTTCTATAGTTCCCATTCTGGAACTCTATGATGGAACTCTACATGCACACAAACCATGCTACAACAAAAGTAAAATTTGTCAAAATAACTCTTGCATTTTTTTGAAATCTGTCATAGCACGGAAGGTGGGGGATTTAGTCAGGAGTCAAGGAGCCTTACGGGATGTCGAACTACGAAATCGGATGCGGCAAGCCGCCGAAAAGGTACTCATGGACAAAGGGCACCTCCGGTAATCCACGCGGACGGCCGAAGGCTCGCCGTAATCTTTCCACCACCATCGAAGCGACTTTGAGGGAAAAAATAACCATTGAAGAAAACGGCAAGCAGCGGACCGTCACCAGGCTCGTGCCATCGCGGAAGAAGATGAGACGCACGTAGTCCATCACCTGGGCAAGCAGTTCGCGTACACGCGACACGCGGGAGAGGTGCTGCATCCCGAGCGCGAGCCGCGCGAGGTGCTCGATCAACTGCGCGAGACCCTCGGGCGAGTATCCCTTCGCCGGACAATATCAGCAGAACCCCGCCCCGCTCGGCGGCGGCATCATTCAGACGAGGTGGTTCAGGTACTACAGAACAGAACCGTCTGCGGTAGCCGGGGTCCCCGCGAGCCCGCGGTTGGATCGTGGGGTGAGGTAGCGGATGGCGCATCTGCTGCTCTGCCCGGAACACTTCGACTTCATCTTCCAAAGCTGGGACACAGCCAACAAAGCCAGCGAGCTGAACGATTACAGTGTCTGCACCACCTGGGGCGCAGTGAGCTCACCGCGGCCGTCGGTCATTAGTGATCATGGCGTAATCAGTTCGCCGCGCTCTTCCGTCGGTACCGACTAGGCCGTAGTCAGCTCACCGCAGTCCGACGCGCGTCACGTCAGTACCGATCGTGGTAACGATCGGGTAAGCCGCACGCGCCCTTATCGCTGCGCATGCCCGGGAGTGGTCGCCGCGCAACATCCTCATCGAGGACCGAGCTTCAGGCACGCAACTCATCCAGGAACTCAGGCAGGAAGGCCTGTCCACGCTCACCCGCTGCGACTCGAAGGAGGAGAAAGTCATACGCATGTCCACCGCCAGCAACATGATCGAGAACGGACAGGTGTACCTGCCGGAGAAAGCGCCGTGGCTCTCACAGTACGTCCACGAACTGGTCACGTTCCCAAACGGGAAACACTACGACCAGGTCGATTCTACGTCGCAGGCCCTGCGCTGGTTCAAGAGCCGCGCCTTCCTGTCCGGCATTCAGCAGTACTACAAAGACGAAGCAACGATCGCAAACTACAGGCGAGGACTCATCAAGAAAGAAGACGTGCCGGAGCACCTCTGGAAGCGTCTCGATGAACCGCCGTTACCGCCGCGCGGCCCATACGGGCTCTGGTAGTGAGCGCCGTGACAAGCCACGAAGCCACGGAGCCACGAGGCTTCGAAGCTGAAAGGCAAAACAGAATATGTGCAGATTGCCAACTGACAAGTGCCGGAGGCACGGTGTGTGAAAGCCCAGGACGACGTCCTGGGAAGGCGACATATACAATGCCAGTCCCCGGAGGGACGGTACCGTATGGATGATTTCGAAGAGAAGAAATGTTCGGGTCGAACGCGGACGTTTAATGCTTGGACGCTTCCCACGAACCGATTCGGGTGCCCCACTCTCGCGTGTTGTTCGCGAGGGTGGGCCGCGATGATGGTGGCACGTCTATAATGGCGCGCCGTGCCCACGCGTCTAAAACGTATTTACGGTCATCATGACCTTCATTTCGTCACCTGCAGTTGCTACAGACGGCAGCCACTTCTGGGAAGTGGACGTTCTCGCGATGTTTTCCTGCGCATCTTTGAGCAGGTTCGGCGGAAGTATCGGTTTGAGGTTGTCGGCTACGTAGTCATGCCCGAACACTTCCATGTTTTGATCGGAGAGCCTGAAATTGGAACTCCTTCTACGGCCATGCAGGTTCTGAAGCAAAGGGTCGGGCAGCGTCTGCTGCCGCCTCTACGTAAGAGCCGGAATCAACTCGGCTTGTGGAGAGAAAATGGAAGGCAGAAGAAGCGTCATTTCTTTCAGCCTCGCTTTTACGACTTCAACGTCTACACGCGCAGGAAGATGATTGAGAAGCTGCGCTATATGCATCGAAATCCCGTAAAGCGAGGATTAGTGCCGTCTCCGGAATTGTGGGCTTGGAGCAGTTTCCGCGCCTACTATTTTGGCGAGAAGAGCGCGGTCTGGATCGAGGGATTAAACCCAAACCCCAAACTGCGCATGGTGAAACCGACCAGATTTGGAGGCAATTGACCTTATACCCCACCCTCGCGAACAGCACGCGAGAGTGGGGCACCCGACTTTTCGAGAACGATAACTTGTTTCAGTATGGGAACAGGGTGGGGCACCCGGCGCTACATGCACGTATACTTCCGACTATGTCTTTCAAGACCCCACGGGAGGTAATCACAATTTAGGACTTTCCAATACGCCATCATGCACCGCAACTGGCACATATTTTTCAGGAGATGATTTTGTCCGCGCATCAGGTGGCGGATGGCGCGGCCCAGCAGTCGTAGCTGACGCCGACGGAACAGTGTATCACTACCCTGCCAGTCAAATACATTGGTCAGGCTCAAGCTTCGCTCAAACTCCCGACTATGTTGAGGACAGAAACGGCAACAAAATAATCATAACCGATTATTTCACCTCTAACCAATCAACGGGCACTAACCGGGGGGTGTTTGCATACACGGACACTCTGGGTCGAACCGCTCTTTACTCATCTGGCTTTGGTTCGAGCGGGAATACTGTTTCTGTGGCAGGACTCGCCGGTTCGTATTCGCTCACCTGGGGCACCTCCAATGCTAACTATTCAGCACAGCCCGTCCAGCAAGCAAATTCTCATTGTATTACGCCTCCCAACGTCACCGGTTCTCAACCTGTAGTTGTGGCAATCACTTTGCCCAATGGCCAATCTTACCAATTTCAATATGACCCAACATACGGTCTAGTCAATAAGATTTCCTACCCAAGCGGCGCATATGTGAGATATGTGTGGGGACTTAACGCCACCTCCGATGCAGGTACATGGCCAACGACCGATCCTAACGGAGATCCAAGTGCATGTTATTTTCAGTATGGAACACCGGCAGTTCAGCATCGGTACGTTAGCTTCGACGGTTCGACCGAAGTTCTCCGCCAGGATTTTACGTATTCGACTAGTTGGGCAACAATCATTCCTTCGATAGCTTGGGTGAGCAAGCAGACCACTTTGACGACTGCGGATTTAGTGAGAGGAACGAGCTTCGAGACAGACTATACGTATGTTCCGGCTTCTTGCGGAGGTCCAGCTCCACCTAATGTTGACAGCTACTTTGCCGACCAGTGCCCTGTAGAACAAACCGTCGTCTATAAGGATTGGGATGGCTCTGTGCTGCGTACTGAGAGCAAAACCTGGATCGATGCCAATATGCTTTCTAGTGACCAGGTGACGCTCAATAACGGACAAACGGCGAAAACAACTTACGCCTACGCGAATAACAACACTACCGCATTAATGCATGAGAAAGACGAGTACGATTACGGCCAAGGCAGCCCCGGTCCTCTTCTTCGCAAAACGATTACGAATTACGCGAGCTTTCCGGCTACACCGTTGTTGTCGGACGGTCCTTACATTTTTGACCGGCCATGTCAAATAATCACCTATGATGGCGGGAATGCACGGGTGGCCGAGCAGGACTTTTTATATGACGGGCAAGCAGCGCTCTGTGGATCGCCGGGCTCCGCCCTAACTGCTGGTGTTAGCAATCTCTCAGGGCACGACGACACCAACTACGCGGCAGGCTCGACAACACCGAGAGGCAATGCCACATCTATTATCGAGCAGTGCATCCTACTTTCCACGCATCAGCCATGCCCACAGCGGGCATCCCTTTCCACGTCATACTCCTATGACGAAACTGGGCAGGTAATCAGCATGACCGATGCGGCTGGAAATCCGCCAACCACGTATTCTTATGCGAACAGCTTTACCGATACTACACCAGCGGTTAATACAAATGCTTTTCTTACAGAGATCGATTACCCGACGACTGGAGGCATAAGCCACAAGGAAAAGTTTTCGTATGCCTATTCAGATGGCCAACTCACCCAGTCAGTCGATCAGAACAATCAGGTTACAGGTTATGCCTATAACGACGCATTGCGCCGCCTGACTGAGACAGACTATCCTAGTAGCTTTGGTAAGAGTGTAACCACCTACACGGATACACCGTTGGCGGTCTCGGTTGAAAGAACCCGCCAGATCGACGCAACGCACTCGACCGATGTGATTGTTCATTATGACGGCGCTGGACAGGAAATTTCTCGCACTACAGCGAACGGCGAATCAACGCCGTGGGATCGCGTTGATACCTGCTACGACGGTTCGGGCAGAATCAAGTTCAGCTCTTATCCTTATCAAATCGCAAGCTCCACCACTGCCCCTAATTGTGCAGGCAATGGAGATAGCTTGGTTTATGACGCCTTAGGCAGAATCAAGAGCATTACGCACTCAGACGGCAGCGCAGTCTCGACTACCTATACGGGCCGTGCGACCGACGTTAAGGATGAAGGAAACGGCACTCGCCTAGTCGAGCGAATTTCGCAAGTGGATGGCCTCGGATTGCTGCGATATGTCTGCGAGATCACCGGGCAAAGTCAACAAGGTATCTCGCCATCCCCGTGCACGCCCCCGTCAACGACGCTTGACATATCGGGCACTGGCTTTTTGACGAGCTACTCTTACTCAGCTCTTGGCGATCTGCAAACGGTCTCGCAGGGCGCTCTGTCGCGCAGCTTTCAGTATGATTCCCTCTCACGTCTCACTCAATCCAATAATCCAGAGTCCGGCGCAGTTGACTATTCTTACGATTCAGATTCAAACTGCACCGCCCAGACTTCGTATCCAGGCGAGTTAATCAGCAAACTCGATGCAAGAAATGTCCGTACTTGTTTCTCGTATGATCCATTGCACAGACTCACTGGAAAAGCCTACATAACGAGCGGCACAACCGCGTCAAGCACTCCAAGCGTAACCTACAATTATGACGAGGCATCGCGTTATGGACGTAATCTCGCCTTAACCGTTGGCAGAAAGTCATCTGAAACCACGGCATCTCCGAATCCTACCGGGGAGGTATTCAGTTATGACGCAATGGGGCACGTCATCGATAACTCTCAATGCACGCCACAGAACTGCGGCAACAACACAGCATTTGCCGTCACAAACCCCAGCTATGATGATCTCGGAGATGTGCTATCCGCAACCAATGGTGCTGGAGTTACGCTCGGATATACGTACAACGTGGCTGGTCGCCTGTACAGCGTCACCAGCAGTTGGAATGATGCGAATCATCCAGGAACGCTCCTCAACAGTGCGCATTACAATGCATTCGGGTCGCCAACCTCTCTCTCAATTGGTAATCTGCCTTTGACTGACACAAGAGTGTATTCGACTCAGCGACCTGGTTGGGGAGGTTGGGTCTCTTCAATCAATGTTGGCGGTCCGTCTACGCAATCCACCGGCAACGTGACAATAAGTGGTGCGGAGAAAACTCAGCTCCAATCTAACGGTACCTATAGTACCGGGTCTGTGACGATCAACGGCTCGGAAAGAACAACAACAGTGTGGGTTGTCTGTGGCCCAAATGGGACAACCTGCCCTCACACCGAGTACGATGGTGGCACGGTAACCGTCACTGTAAATGGCGTTTCGCAAACTGTCCAATACGGCTCTACGTCCACGGCTGCCTCAGTGGCCAGTTCATTTACGACCGCATTTGGCTCGTCGGTAACTGCGTCGATATCCGGAACAACCATGACCTTCACTTCAAACACTCCCGGATCTTCAGGAAACTCATATGGCCTTTCTACCTCTTGTTTATCCCAGAACTCGCACTTTACTGGTTGTTCCTTTTCAGGCACCCCGTCGGGTTCGACCCTCACAGGTGGCAGTGATCCCGCTTATACCTATGACTCCGGCACCGTGAAACTGTTTGCCAATAATATAGAGAGCGATGCTTCGTACGGGCAGGGCAGTACAAGCACGTCAATCGCTGCTCAGCTTGCTTCAGCCGTCAACGGAAATAATCCTAATGTAAGCGCCACCTCGTCTGGCAATGTGGTTACGCTCACGAGTCGCAATGGCGGAGCGTACACGAACTATTCGCTCTCAGCAACGAGCAGCGGCAGCTTCAACCCAGTTTCATTCACAACATCAGCTTCGGGCCCGAACATGAGCGGCGGCACGGGAGCAATCTTGTACGCGCTCGGAATGAGCTACTTCAACAACGGCGACATACAGACCGCGAATGACTCCGTAAATGGAAACTGGAGCTACTCCTACGATGATTTCAACCGCTTGAACACTGCTGTAGCCAGTAACATCAACACTGGATGTATCGAGTCTTACGACCGTTACGGCAACCGCTGGGGTCAGCAGCCTTATGGCGGAGCTGGCTATGGCTGCGGTAGCTTTACCGCGTCATTCGGAGGAAACAACAATCGTATTGATTTAGGAGAAGGATACGGTTACGACGCGAGTGGGAACGTAACATCTACTCCTGACGGATTGTCGTACGCCTACGACGCCGAGAATCGAATTGTTGCAATAAACGGTGGTAGCGTGGCGAGTTATGCTTATAATGCTGAGGGCCAACGCGTGCGCAAAGTAACTGCAAGCGGCACAGTGGACTTCCTCTACGATTTGGCGGCGCACGTGACATCCGAAGTGGCGGTTGGCCCGGTCACATCAATCGACATACGATTTACGAACGACTCCTGCTCTGGTTGCGGCGGCGGAACTCCAGTTGGGGGTGGAGATCGCAATTTATTTGTGAACTCCATCTCTCTGGGAACTACAACGATCTTTCCGACGGACCCGTCTATTTCTTACACGAGTGCTCCGTGCAATTCGACTCAGGGCAATGTTGCGTAC
This genomic interval from Terriglobales bacterium contains the following:
- the purS gene encoding phosphoribosylformylglycinamidine synthase subunit PurS, with the protein product MKAYVYVTLKTTVLDPQGKTIQGALKKMNYKGVDDVRQGKYFVLTLKPNLKKDSAKKEVERIAREVLTNPVIEEFSYRLEE
- a CDS encoding nucleoside deaminase — its product is MDKHKLLSEAIAEARKGLNEGGLPIGSVLADADGNVVARGHNLRVQTGDPTAHAEVVCIRNAGRRRDWNRLVLVSTLSPCVMCTGTALLFKIPTIIIGENTNFKGAEDLFTRAGVQLVNLDDPESKSLMRAFISQHPDLWNEDIGR
- the terL gene encoding phage terminase large subunit; protein product: MAAHAREWSPRNILIEDRASGTQLIQELRQEGLSTLTRCDSKEEKVIRMSTASNMIENGQVYLPEKAPWLSQYVHELVTFPNGKHYDQVDSTSQALRWFKSRAFLSGIQQYYKDEATIANYRRGLIKKEDVPEHLWKRLDEPPLPPRGPYGLW
- a CDS encoding transposase; protein product: MPTRLKRIYGHHDLHFVTCSCYRRQPLLGSGRSRDVFLRIFEQVRRKYRFEVVGYVVMPEHFHVLIGEPEIGTPSTAMQVLKQRVGQRLLPPLRKSRNQLGLWRENGRQKKRHFFQPRFYDFNVYTRRKMIEKLRYMHRNPVKRGLVPSPELWAWSSFRAYYFGEKSAVWIEGLNPNPKLRMVKPTRFGGN
- a CDS encoding RHS repeat-associated core domain-containing protein, with product MAGLAGSYSLTWGTSNANYSAQPVQQANSHCITPPNVTGSQPVVVAITLPNGQSYQFQYDPTYGLVNKISYPSGAYVRYVWGLNATSDAGTWPTTDPNGDPSACYFQYGTPAVQHRYVSFDGSTEVLRQDFTYSTSWATIIPSIAWVSKQTTLTTADLVRGTSFETDYTYVPASCGGPAPPNVDSYFADQCPVEQTVVYKDWDGSVLRTESKTWIDANMLSSDQVTLNNGQTAKTTYAYANNNTTALMHEKDEYDYGQGSPGPLLRKTITNYASFPATPLLSDGPYIFDRPCQIITYDGGNARVAEQDFLYDGQAALCGSPGSALTAGVSNLSGHDDTNYAAGSTTPRGNATSIIEQCILLSTHQPCPQRASLSTSYSYDETGQVISMTDAAGNPPTTYSYANSFTDTTPAVNTNAFLTEIDYPTTGGISHKEKFSYAYSDGQLTQSVDQNNQVTGYAYNDALRRLTETDYPSSFGKSVTTYTDTPLAVSVERTRQIDATHSTDVIVHYDGAGQEISRTTANGESTPWDRVDTCYDGSGRIKFSSYPYQIASSTTAPNCAGNGDSLVYDALGRIKSITHSDGSAVSTTYTGRATDVKDEGNGTRLVERISQVDGLGLLRYVCEITGQSQQGISPSPCTPPSTTLDISGTGFLTSYSYSALGDLQTVSQGALSRSFQYDSLSRLTQSNNPESGAVDYSYDSDSNCTAQTSYPGELISKLDARNVRTCFSYDPLHRLTGKAYITSGTTASSTPSVTYNYDEASRYGRNLALTVGRKSSETTASPNPTGEVFSYDAMGHVIDNSQCTPQNCGNNTAFAVTNPSYDDLGDVLSATNGAGVTLGYTYNVAGRLYSVTSSWNDANHPGTLLNSAHYNAFGSPTSLSIGNLPLTDTRVYSTQRPGWGGWVSSINVGGPSTQSTGNVTISGAEKTQLQSNGTYSTGSVTINGSERTTTVWVVCGPNGTTCPHTEYDGGTVTVTVNGVSQTVQYGSTSTAASVASSFTTAFGSSVTASISGTTMTFTSNTPGSSGNSYGLSTSCLSQNSHFTGCSFSGTPSGSTLTGGSDPAYTYDSGTVKLFANNIESDASYGQGSTSTSIAAQLASAVNGNNPNVSATSSGNVVTLTSRNGGAYTNYSLSATSSGSFNPVSFTTSASGPNMSGGTGAILYALGMSYFNNGDIQTANDSVNGNWSYSYDDFNRLNTAVASNINTGCIESYDRYGNRWGQQPYGGAGYGCGSFTASFGGNNNRIDLGEGYGYDASGNVTSTPDGLSYAYDAENRIVAINGGSVASYAYNAEGQRVRKVTASGTVDFLYDLAAHVTSEVAVGPVTSIDIRFTNDSCSGCGGGTPVGGGDRNLFVNSISLGTTTIFPTDPSISYTSAPCNSTQGNVAYILCNGDIISTNPPGGSVESITVNAYGSPDYYVYPHMQIFVNGLLMGEWDVTDSAESYTVSAKWNRGELYAGAMHIATYANGTTYFTHYDWLGAERVRSTLNGGIYSQWTDLPFGEGSNAPNPSPTHFTGKERDAESGLDNFGTRHYGSAMGRFMQPDEPFADQDPANPQSWSLYSYVMNNPLRYNDPSGMAHTDSDGFWVGDRDGECETQNGGAVCWNAKAKEWQAPPPPPPDAEEHSMWFYMFHTNTSGTDRNSGAKCDTACFNAWSQFHDMTSMLGGLYAATAVVYPGDTVVIGKLADLKDLGPGERTLDLPNQGSIRANAAQNSSRLREAMNQGRPIRDASAGKEDSNTGFLRFERNILQNHGWTLKGDYWYPPNGE